Proteins from a single region of Ziziphus jujuba cultivar Dongzao chromosome 1, ASM3175591v1:
- the LOC107409283 gene encoding vacuolar protein 8 — protein sequence MIATMGEEDCHNEEAGQDPKPLESSTGDSNLRKAIDSLTSLISLSHSVRVFAVKWQLIRNKLQELNSGLIAVENCDSGENPAIKGLVSAVLVTVNDCNDLARRCVDLSYSGKLLMQSDLDVISSKFDSHSKKLSEIYNAGILTQGFAIVVSRPSIGACRDDMRFYVRDLMTRMKIGDAEMKRQGLVNLHEALVEDEKYVKVIVELNDIMYVLVNFLDSSEIEIQEGAAKVLSVISGFDSYKGVLVGAGIVAPLVRVLECGNELGKEASARCLQKLTENSENAWSVSAHGGVTALLKICAGGSNWRPELIGPACGVLKNLAGVEEIKRFMVEEDAISTFIKLVRSRDEAVQMNSIEFLQNIASGDELIRQMVVKEGGIRALMRVVEPRSSCSFKTREIALRAIENLCFSSTSSVGILLEYGFVHHLIFLLRNGEVPIQELALKVAIRLCGTSEEAKKEMGEAGFMPELVKFLDSKSIEVREMAAEALSGMVLVPKNRKKFVQDDRNIGLLLQLLDPEKENPGNKKLLLSILMSLTSCNSGRRKIAHSGYLKNIEKLAEAEVSDAKKLVRKLSTNRFRNLLSGFWHS from the coding sequence ATGATAGCAACAATGGGGGAAGAGGATTGCCACAACGAGGAAGCAGGACAAGATCCAAAGCCGCTGGAATCCTCCACCGGAGATTCCAATCTCCGTAAAGCTATTGATTCCTTAACGTCTTTAATATCGCTTTCCCATTCCGTCAGAGTCTTCGCCGTCAAATGGCAGTTGATTCGGAACAAACTCCAGGAGTTGAACTCCGGCTTAATCGCCGTGGAAAACTGCGATTCCGGCGAGAACCCGGCGATAAAAGGCCTGGTTTCGGCCGTGCTGGTCACGGTCAACGATTGCAATGATCTCGCTCGCCGCTGCGTCGATCTCTCTTACAGTGGAAAGCTTCTGATGCAGAGCGATTTGGATGTAATCTCTTCGAAATTCGATAGCCACTCGAAGAAGCTCTCGGAGATTTACAACGCCGGGATTCTGACCCAAGGCTTTGCAATTGTAGTTTCACGGCCAAGTATTGGAGCTTGCAGAGACGACATGAGGTTCTATGTGAGAGACTTGATGACCAGAATGAAGATCGGAGACGCAGAGATGAAACGGCAAGGACTTGTTAACTTGCATGAGGCTTTGGTAGAAGACGAGAAATATGTGAAAGTGATTGTGGAGCTCAACGATATCATGTATGTTCTGGTCAACTTCCTTGACTCTTCCGAGATTGAAATCCAAGAAGGAGCTGCCAAGGTACTCTCGGTCATCTCGGGGTTCGATTCGTATAAAGGTGTTCTGGTTGGAGCTGGGATTGTAGCTCCATTGGTTCGGGTTTTGGAATGTGGGAATGAGTTGGGAAAAGAAGCGTCCGCAAGGTGTTTGCAAAAACTCACTGAGAATTCCGAAAATGCGTGGTCGGTTTCTGCTCATGGAGGAGTCACAGCTCTGCTGAAAATCTGCGCCGGTGGCAGCAATTGGCGGCCGGAATTGATTGGCCCTGCTTGTGGGGTTCTCAAAAATCTCGCCGGAGTTGAAGAGATAAAGAGATTCatggttgaagaagatgctATATCCACCTTCATCAAGCTCGTACGGTCCAGGGACGAAGCCGTGCAGATGAATTCGATTGAATTCCTTCAGAATATAGCATCTGGGGATGAATTAATCCGGCAAATGGTAGTTAAAGAAGGAGGAATTCGTGCACTAATGCGTGTGGTTGAGCCCAGATCGTCTTGCAGTTTCAAGACCAGAGAGATAGCTCTTCGGGCAATAGAAAATCTGTGTTTTTCCTCAACGAGCTCTGTTGGGATATTGCTAGAATATGGATTTGTTCACCATCTCATCTTCCTCTTGCGAAATGGGGAAGTTCCGATCCAAGAATTGGCATTAAAAGTGGCAATCAGGCTGTGTGGGACATCGGAGGAAGCCAAGAAAGAAATGGGCGAGGCGGGTTTCATGCCGGAGCTTGTTAAGTTTCTTGATTCCAAGTCGATTGAGGTTCGTGAAATGGCAGCTGAGGCACTCTCTGGCATGGTTTTGGTACCCAAAAACCGAAAGAAATTCGTGCAAGACGACCGCAACATTGGCCTACTTCTGCAATTGCTTGACCCGGAAAAGGAAAATCCAGGCAACAAGAAGTTATTGCTTTCTATACTAATGTCGTTGACGAGTTGCAACAGTGGGAGAAGGAAGATTGCTCATTCTGGGTATCTTAAAAACATTGAGAAGCTTGCAGAAGCAGAGGTTTCAGATGCTAAGAAACTTGTCAGAAAATTGTCCACCAACAGATTCCGGAATTTGTTGAGTGGATTCTGGCATTCTTGA
- the LOC125423796 gene encoding protein TRANSPORT INHIBITOR RESPONSE 1 isoform X1: protein MSSKRKKESPESDGSTRASNFPDEVLERVLGPVKSHKDRSSVSLVCKDWYNAERWSRTHVFIGNCYSVSPEIVTRRFPNIRSVTLKGKPRFSDFNLVPPNWGADIQNWLVLFATKYPCLEELRLKRMTVTDESLEFLALSFPNFKALSLLSCDGFSTDGLAAIATHCKNLVELDIQENDIDDKSGGWLSCFPETFTSLEILNFANLNSDVNFDFLERLISRCKFLKVLKVNKNITLDQLQRLLSRAPQLMELGTGTFSQDLTANQCSELESAFNNCKNLRTLSGLWEATALFLPVLYPACSNLTFLNLSYAALQSSELAKLLAHCPNLRRLWVLDTVEDKGLEAVGLNCPLLEELRVFPADPFDNEIIHGVTESGFVAVSYGCRRLHYVLYFCRQMTNAAVATVVQNCPDFTHFRLCIMTPHQPDYLTDEPMDEAFGAVVKTCTKLQRLAVSGLLTDLTFEYIGKYAKNLETLSVAFAGSSDWGMRCVLDGCPKLRKLEIRDCPFGNAALLSGLGKYESMRSLWMSACKVTMNACRLLARQMPRLNVEVMKDEESDDSQADKVYVYRSVSGPRRDAPPFVLTL, encoded by the exons ATGAGTTCGAAGAGAAAGAAGGAATCTCCCGAGTCGGACGGGTCGACTCGGGCATCGAATTTTCCAGACGAGGTGCTAGAACGGGTTCTGGGTCCGGTAAAGTCGCATAAGGATAGGAGCTCAGTCTCTCTGGTGTGCAAAGACTGGTACAACGCCGAGAGGTGGTCCCGGACCCACGTGTTCATCGGGAACTGCTATTCGGTGTCGCCGGAGATCGTGACCCGGCGGTTCCCAAATATACGGAGCGTGACGCTGAAAGGGAAGCCTCGGTTCTCGGACTTCAATTTGGTGCCTCCGAATTGGGGAGCTGATATTCAGAATTGGCTGGTGTTGTTCGCCACCAAATACCCATGTCTTGAAGAGCTGAGGCTCAAGAGGATGACCGTCACTGATGAGAGCTTGGAGTTCTTGGCCCTTTCGTTTCCCAATTTCAAAGCTCTCTCGCTTTTGAGCTGCGATGGGTTCAGCACCGATGGGCTTGCAGCCATTGCCACTCATTGCAA GAATTTGGTTGAGCTTGACATACAGGAGAATGACATTGATGACAAAAGTGGTGGTTGGTTAAGCTGCTTCCCAGAGACTTTCACATCCCTGGAAATACTAAACTTTGCCAACCTGAATAGCGATGTCAATTTTGATTTCCTTGAAAGACTTATAAGTAGGTGCAAATTTTTAAAGGTTTTGAAGGTTAATAAAAACATAACCTTGGATCAATTACAAAGGTTGCTTAGTCGTGCCCCTCAATTAATGGAGCTTGGAACAGGCACATTTTCACAAGATCTAACAGCCAACCAGTGTTCAGAGCTTGAAAGTGCATTCAACAACTGTAAAAACCTACGCACCCTCTCTGGATTATGGGAAGCTACAGCCCTATTTCTCCCAGTTCTATATCCAGCATGTTCGAATTTAACATTCCTGAACTTGAGCTATGCGGCTTTGCAAAGTAGTGAATTAGCCAAACTTCTGGCTCACTGTCCAAATCTTCGGCGTCTCTGG GTCCTTGACACGGTGGAGGACAAGGGGCTGGAGGCTGTTGGCCTTAACTGTCCTCTGCTTGAGGAACTCCGTGTTTTCCCCGCAGATCCTTTTGATAATGAGATTATCCATGGGGTGACTGAATCTGGATTTGTTGCTGTCTCTTATGGTTGCCGGAGACTCCATTATGTCCTTTACTTTTGCCGGCAGATGACTAATGCTGCTGTAGCAACTGTTGTGCAGAACTGCCCTGATTTCACACACTTCCGTCTCTGCATAATGACCCCACACCAACCAGATTACTTGACAGACGAGCCTATGGATGAGGCTTTTGGTGCAGTGGTGAAGACTTGTACCAAACTCCAGAGGCTTGCAGTTTCAGGATTATTAACTGACTTAACATTTGAGTATATTGGGAAATATGCCAAAAATTTGGAAACTCTTTCAGTGGCTTTTGCTGGTAGCAGTGATTGGGGAATGCGGTGTGTTCTGGATGGTTGTCCAAAGTTGAGGAAACTTGAGATAAGGGATTGCCCATTCGGAAATGCAGCTCTTCTCTCGGGTTTGGGAAAGTATGAATCAATGAGATCACTTTGGATGTCAGCCTGCAAAGTTACAATGAATGCCTGTCGGTTACTGGCAAGACAAATGCCAAGGTTGAATGTTGAGGTGATGAAGGATGAGGAAAGCGATGACAGCCAGGCTGATAAAGTTTATGTTTACCGTTCTGTTTCTGGACCAAGAAGGGATGCCCCACCTTTTGTTCTCACTCTCTga
- the LOC125423796 gene encoding protein TRANSPORT INHIBITOR RESPONSE 1 isoform X2 — translation MSSKRKKESPESDGSTRASNFPDEVLERVLGPVKSHKDRSSVSLVCKDWYNAERWSRTHVFIGNCYSVSPEIVTRRFPNIRSVTLKGKPRFSDFNLVPPNWGADIQNWLVLFATKYPCLEELRLKRMTVTDESLEFLALSFPNFKALSLLSCDGFSTDGLAAIATHCKNLVELDIQENDIDDKSGGWLSCFPETFTSLEILNFANLNSDVNFDFLERLISTFSQDLTANQCSELESAFNNCKNLRTLSGLWEATALFLPVLYPACSNLTFLNLSYAALQSSELAKLLAHCPNLRRLWVLDTVEDKGLEAVGLNCPLLEELRVFPADPFDNEIIHGVTESGFVAVSYGCRRLHYVLYFCRQMTNAAVATVVQNCPDFTHFRLCIMTPHQPDYLTDEPMDEAFGAVVKTCTKLQRLAVSGLLTDLTFEYIGKYAKNLETLSVAFAGSSDWGMRCVLDGCPKLRKLEIRDCPFGNAALLSGLGKYESMRSLWMSACKVTMNACRLLARQMPRLNVEVMKDEESDDSQADKVYVYRSVSGPRRDAPPFVLTL, via the exons ATGAGTTCGAAGAGAAAGAAGGAATCTCCCGAGTCGGACGGGTCGACTCGGGCATCGAATTTTCCAGACGAGGTGCTAGAACGGGTTCTGGGTCCGGTAAAGTCGCATAAGGATAGGAGCTCAGTCTCTCTGGTGTGCAAAGACTGGTACAACGCCGAGAGGTGGTCCCGGACCCACGTGTTCATCGGGAACTGCTATTCGGTGTCGCCGGAGATCGTGACCCGGCGGTTCCCAAATATACGGAGCGTGACGCTGAAAGGGAAGCCTCGGTTCTCGGACTTCAATTTGGTGCCTCCGAATTGGGGAGCTGATATTCAGAATTGGCTGGTGTTGTTCGCCACCAAATACCCATGTCTTGAAGAGCTGAGGCTCAAGAGGATGACCGTCACTGATGAGAGCTTGGAGTTCTTGGCCCTTTCGTTTCCCAATTTCAAAGCTCTCTCGCTTTTGAGCTGCGATGGGTTCAGCACCGATGGGCTTGCAGCCATTGCCACTCATTGCAA GAATTTGGTTGAGCTTGACATACAGGAGAATGACATTGATGACAAAAGTGGTGGTTGGTTAAGCTGCTTCCCAGAGACTTTCACATCCCTGGAAATACTAAACTTTGCCAACCTGAATAGCGATGTCAATTTTGATTTCCTTGAAAGACTTATAA GCACATTTTCACAAGATCTAACAGCCAACCAGTGTTCAGAGCTTGAAAGTGCATTCAACAACTGTAAAAACCTACGCACCCTCTCTGGATTATGGGAAGCTACAGCCCTATTTCTCCCAGTTCTATATCCAGCATGTTCGAATTTAACATTCCTGAACTTGAGCTATGCGGCTTTGCAAAGTAGTGAATTAGCCAAACTTCTGGCTCACTGTCCAAATCTTCGGCGTCTCTGG GTCCTTGACACGGTGGAGGACAAGGGGCTGGAGGCTGTTGGCCTTAACTGTCCTCTGCTTGAGGAACTCCGTGTTTTCCCCGCAGATCCTTTTGATAATGAGATTATCCATGGGGTGACTGAATCTGGATTTGTTGCTGTCTCTTATGGTTGCCGGAGACTCCATTATGTCCTTTACTTTTGCCGGCAGATGACTAATGCTGCTGTAGCAACTGTTGTGCAGAACTGCCCTGATTTCACACACTTCCGTCTCTGCATAATGACCCCACACCAACCAGATTACTTGACAGACGAGCCTATGGATGAGGCTTTTGGTGCAGTGGTGAAGACTTGTACCAAACTCCAGAGGCTTGCAGTTTCAGGATTATTAACTGACTTAACATTTGAGTATATTGGGAAATATGCCAAAAATTTGGAAACTCTTTCAGTGGCTTTTGCTGGTAGCAGTGATTGGGGAATGCGGTGTGTTCTGGATGGTTGTCCAAAGTTGAGGAAACTTGAGATAAGGGATTGCCCATTCGGAAATGCAGCTCTTCTCTCGGGTTTGGGAAAGTATGAATCAATGAGATCACTTTGGATGTCAGCCTGCAAAGTTACAATGAATGCCTGTCGGTTACTGGCAAGACAAATGCCAAGGTTGAATGTTGAGGTGATGAAGGATGAGGAAAGCGATGACAGCCAGGCTGATAAAGTTTATGTTTACCGTTCTGTTTCTGGACCAAGAAGGGATGCCCCACCTTTTGTTCTCACTCTCTga